The genome window CAGAGGCCCTTCGACTCGGGCGCGGGCTGGCTGACCGGCGGGTTGAAGCGGCACAGGCCAGCATCGTTCTGCGCGACGGTGCCGTTGCCCTTGTGCTCGTCGAAGAAGCGGCAGGTCTCACACTTGGCGTTGGCCATGATCGGGCTCCTGGAACTGGATGGCGACCGGCGGCCGTGCTCAGTTGAGAATTGGAATAGATCCAATCTGTTGGTCAATAGCAGGCCGGACGGCGCATCGATCTGTGGACAGGCCTTGCCGTGGCTGTCCCCCCTGCTCGGCCTGCCGCTAGGCTCAGACTGATCTGCCGCGACAATCAGGATGGTGCGCGGCCAGGGAGAACCGGGACCGCCAGGCACGTGAGCCAGCCCCTCGACAGCATCGCCACTGTCCTCGAAGGCACGGGCGACTACCGCGTACTGCGCCGGCTGCAGCCTCTGTCCGACTACCCGGACGCCCCCGAGGAGCCGACGTTCATCGGCCTGGTGGTCGACGTGGAGACCACCGGCACCGACTTCGGTACGGACGAGGTGATCGAGCTCGGGATCCTGAAATTCGAGTACGGGGCGAGCGGGCGGATCTACCGGGTGCTCGACACCCTGAACCAGCTGCAAGAGCCACGGAAGCCGATCCCCGTGGAGATCACCCGGCTGACCGGGATCACCGACGCCGACGTGGCCGGCCAGCGGATCGACGACGCGGCGGTTGCGCGGATCGCGGCTGACGCTGCGGTCGTGATCGCGCACAACGCCAGCTTCGACTGGCAGATGTGCGAGCCGCGCTGGCCGGTGTTCCGGGAGAAGAACTGGGGTTGCTCGTGCCACCAGATCCCATGGCGGGCGGAGGGGCACGAGGGCCTGAAGCTCGGCTACCTGCTGTCCGATTGCGGGTTCTTCCACCGCGGCCATCGGGCGATCGACGACTGCCACGCACTGCTGGCGCTGCTCGCCCGTCCGCTGCAGGCCTCCGGCCAGTTGGCGCTGGCGGCCTTGCTGGCGACGGCGCGCAAGCCGACGGTGCGGTTGTGGGCGCAGGGATCACCGATCGAGACCAAGGAACTCCTGAAAGCGCGGCGCTACCGCTGGAGCGGCCGCCGACGCTGCTGGTACGTCGACCTGGACGAGGATCAGATCGAGATCGAGCGGACGTTTCTGAGCGAGGCGATCTATCGCCGGCCGATCATCGACCTTCCGGCTGATCGGTTCACGGCCCGGGACCGCTACTCCGCCCGGACCAATCCCGA of Methylobacterium radiotolerans JCM 2831 contains these proteins:
- a CDS encoding 3'-5' exonuclease; amino-acid sequence: MSQPLDSIATVLEGTGDYRVLRRLQPLSDYPDAPEEPTFIGLVVDVETTGTDFGTDEVIELGILKFEYGASGRIYRVLDTLNQLQEPRKPIPVEITRLTGITDADVAGQRIDDAAVARIAADAAVVIAHNASFDWQMCEPRWPVFREKNWGCSCHQIPWRAEGHEGLKLGYLLSDCGFFHRGHRAIDDCHALLALLARPLQASGQLALAALLATARKPTVRLWAQGSPIETKELLKARRYRWSGRRRCWYVDLDEDQIEIERTFLSEAIYRRPIIDLPADRFTARDRYSARTNPEQDA